The Verrucomicrobiota bacterium nucleotide sequence CGCTGAATCAGATTTGTGAAGGTCTAATACGCTTCAAACCCGGGACGCTCGAGCTGGAACCTTGGCTTGCTGAATCCTATTCGTTGTCCGATGACGGTCTGAAAATTACTCTCAAAATTCGCGAAGGTATTGTTTTCCACGATGGAACTCCTCTCACAGCGGAGGCAGCGGCCTTTTCTTTTCTCCGGCAAATGGATAAAGATCATCCGGGACATTTACCGGGAGCGATCTTCCAATACTGGACCTCCTTGTACAGTGATATTGAATCCGTTTCTGTCGAAGGTCCCATGACCCTCGCTTTGGGTCTCAGCCAACCCAATGCCACCATCCTTTTTTCCCTCGCGGCGTTTCCGGCTTATCTCATCAGCCCACAATCACTCATAGATTACGGGCAAGATATGGTGCAACATCCTGTTGGCACGGGCCCCTATCAATTTGATAGCTGGGAACCTAATCAAGCAATCATCCTGAAGAAGTTTGATAATTATTGGGGCGAGCCAGCTGGCTTTGATAGGCTGGTAATAAAGACCGTTCCCGAAAACGCGGTTCGACTGCTCGATCTTAAAGCAGGAAAAACCCAAGGCCTTGACGGACTTCAACCCGCTGAAGTGCAGCCACTCATTGAGGATCCGGATTTCGATGTCTACCATGAGCCCGGTATGAATTTTTGTTACCTGGCCATCAACGAAACAGCTGAACGGCTTCGAGAACCGGAAATCCGCGAAGCCATTTATATGGCTATCGATCGCAAGAAACTGGTCCGGGTCGCCTTGGATGGATTGGGTCAGGTGGCTCACTTCCCCATGGCAAAAGGTTTGTTGGGTGAACCCGCCGAATTCGATCCTGTTCCCTTCGACCCCGACACCGCTCGCGCGATTCTAAGTAAATATTCAGATCGTTGGACCAACCCCATTTCAATCAGCGTGATGAACGCAGCACGGTTGTATGCCCCGGATCCGGTAAACATGATTTCCTTGATTCGTGAAGACCTTAAACAAGTGGGTCTCACCATCGAAGTGGAAGTGCGTGATTTTAAAAACCACCTGCACCACACCCGCAATGGTCGTCATGAGCTCGGTTTCCTTGGTTGGATGGGGGATAACGGCGACCCCGATAATTTTCTCAGTATTCATCTTGGAAGCTGGGCCGCGAACATGGGCGGTGCCACAAATATCGCTTTTTATAAAAATCCCGAAATGGATCGTCTGCTCATCGAAGGTCGCAAAGCGAGTGCCTTGCGTGACCGCCAACGTATTTATGAAGAGGCTCTGGCCATTTGGCGCCACGACCTTCCCGTTCTTCCACTCGTTCACGGAGAATCTATTGTAGTTCTTCGATCCGATCTGAAAGGCTTTACTCTTTCGAAAACGGGTGACATTTATTTGGGACCCGTAAAACAGGCTACCTCTAAATAGAAACAATCATGTATATCCGCACCCTCCTTCTCTTCGTCGTTTTCACCCCTTTCGTTTTTGGGGATGAAACTGTGCCAAAAGTGGACCCAGGTCTTGTTGCATTCCGGGATCGATGCATGGCTTGCCACCTTCAAACCGGCATGGGCATTCGCGAAATGAATGCGCCTTCCATCGCCGGTCTTCCCCGGTGGTATATTTCGGATCAATTGAGGAAATTCCGCCGAGATGAGCGTGGCTTTGATGATGAAGATTCTTCAGGAAATCTCATGAAGGCCAACGCATCAGCCCTCGACGAACGCTCCATCGCTTTTCTTGGAAGACACATTGAGAACCTGCCTCCCAACCTAAACAGAAATACGCTCAAGGCTCCAGTCCTTGAAGCCGGAAAACAACTCTACCAACAAAACTGCCTCAAATGCCACGGTGAGTCCGCTGAAGGAAATCGCCAGGAGCGGGTTCCCCCGCTTACCAGCCAACAAGATTGGTATTTGTTAAGACAGATGGGGAATTTTACTTCGGCCAAACGCATTCACTTTGATTCGGACAAACTGACATTATCAGAAAAAGACATGGCCGATATTATTGCCTGGATCAGTTCTTTATAAACTCCATTCGGTCCAGTTCTTGTGCCGTATTTTCGCGGTAAATATTGTTGCTTCAGGGAGCAGTTTGAAAAGGGGATTAAACGAGAAGAAGGAGATAGCAGGAAGGAGATAGGGTCAATGTTCACAGGAAGGAGATAGGGTCAATGTTCATATTTCATATTTGACAGATTCTCCTTTCAGGATTGACCTGGTTGGATGAGCCGCAATCCACGAATCGAAAGTAGTGATGGACTTTACCATGTAATTAATCGCGGAAATTACCGTGCCTCTATTTTTGAAACAGAAGGGGCACGGCTGGCCTTTCAAACAACCCTGTTCGAAGCCTGCGAACGAAGTGGATGGCGACTTTATGCCTACTGCATTATGTCGAATCATTTCCATCTCTGTATAGGTACCCCCAAAGGAAACCTGTCTGAAGGGATGCGCTGGTTGCAGGCGACGTTTGCCGCTAGATTTCACAAGTGCCGAAAAGTGCACGGTCATTTATTTCAAGGACGTTTCAAGTCATTGGTGGTGGAACCCGGCTCGTATTGGCTTAGCTTAATAGACTACATTCATTTGAATCCACTCAATGCAGGAATTGTCGACCGTGAATCTCTTGCCAGTTACCACTGGTCGAGCCTGTGGCATTTTCCCAAACGATCCATCCGACCGTTCTTCATGGATGCTTCTTGGTTGGATTACAGCCAGGATTGTGACGATAGCAAAGGAGGATGGGTGCGTTACCTTAATACCTTAAAATTGAGGTGGGAAACAAATCCGAAGCTTCAAGCTAAACTAGAAAAACAACTGAATAGTGGCTGGTGTATAGGAAGTAAGGAATTCAAAGAGGATCTGGCTTCCGAGTACTTTTTAACAAAAGGGCCCCTGCGAATGGAGAAGAAGGAGCTGAAGGAATTTAATGAACTTCAATGGGAGAAGTTTGTTCAAAGAGCCCTTTCTGAGCTGAACTTTAGTGAAGAAGACATTTCCAAAAGCTCTTATTCAGTTCGCTGGAAACTGGCGATTGCCAATCATCTAAAAAGGAGTTCTTCGGCCCCCAACCCTTGGCTAAGTAAACGGTTGAATATGGGCGTACCCAACGCCGTGAGTAATAACTGCGGCCGTTACCAAAGAGAGGAAGAAATCCGTTGTGAATACGCGAAGCAGCTAAAGAATATGAAATATGAACATTGACCCTTTTGCGCTTCCCTGAAACGAGTACTTCCTTTCAATTGCCGAGCTGGGGCTCAGCGTTCCCGGGTATAACTTACTCTTGTCAGTTCCCTGGGTAGTGCCACTCAATGGCGGGGTGGATATGTTGTTAACGAGCGTGAAGAAATTGGGCGTCCTGATCGGGGTGTTGATGGGGGCCAGTATCTTGCTGTTTACGGCTATCCATATGCTGGAGGGAGATCCGATTGCTTTGCGTTTGAAAAATCCGGATCCGGAAACGGTGGCTGCGGAGCGGGACCGGCTTGGGTTAAATGAACCGGTTACAACCCAGTATGTAAAGTACGTCACGAGCTTCGTGCAGGGTGACTGGGGAAGGAGTCTTATTTCACAACGTCCGGTGGCGGAGGATGTATTTTCACGACTGACTGCCACACTCGAGCTGACACTGTCCGCGATGACCTTGGGCCTGTTGTACGGGATACCGATAGCATTGTTCGCCTCTTCGAGCTCGGCCTGGATTTATAGGAAAATTTCTCACGGATTGGGTGTCATAGGTGTTGTGATACCGATTTTCTGGTTGGGGTTTATCATGATCGTTGTTGGCAGTGTGTGGTTGAATATATTTCCGACGGAAGGTCGCTTTGATTACACCTTTGATAAACCCGATGTCACCGGATTCTTGATACTGGATGTTATTTTGACCGGGCGATGGGATTTGATGGGAGTGGTGTTGAGGCATTTATTTCTGCCATCGTTTTGTTTATCGTTCTATCCAGCTGCGGTGGTGATCAACGTGATTCATCCGCGTCTGCAGGATCCTGTAACGCGGAACCTGATTGTCGCTCTCAAGGCCCGCGGTTTTGGACCGGTTCGCTTGTGGCTAAAACACTTATTGAAACTAACCGGTGCACCTTTGATAACCGCGTTGGGAACCAATTTTGGCGCCCTGCTTGGCGGTGCAGTTTTGACTGAAACCGTGTTTTCCTGGCCTGGCATGGGGAGT carries:
- a CDS encoding ABC transporter substrate-binding protein, whose product is MTFCLPALLLIVSLTLAGCGGEQSSSAHSNTLVFSRGSDAQKLDPADVDDGESVKTLNQICEGLIRFKPGTLELEPWLAESYSLSDDGLKITLKIREGIVFHDGTPLTAEAAAFSFLRQMDKDHPGHLPGAIFQYWTSLYSDIESVSVEGPMTLALGLSQPNATILFSLAAFPAYLISPQSLIDYGQDMVQHPVGTGPYQFDSWEPNQAIILKKFDNYWGEPAGFDRLVIKTVPENAVRLLDLKAGKTQGLDGLQPAEVQPLIEDPDFDVYHEPGMNFCYLAINETAERLREPEIREAIYMAIDRKKLVRVALDGLGQVAHFPMAKGLLGEPAEFDPVPFDPDTARAILSKYSDRWTNPISISVMNAARLYAPDPVNMISLIREDLKQVGLTIEVEVRDFKNHLHHTRNGRHELGFLGWMGDNGDPDNFLSIHLGSWAANMGGATNIAFYKNPEMDRLLIEGRKASALRDRQRIYEEALAIWRHDLPVLPLVHGESIVVLRSDLKGFTLSKTGDIYLGPVKQATSK
- a CDS encoding c-type cytochrome, with amino-acid sequence MYIRTLLLFVVFTPFVFGDETVPKVDPGLVAFRDRCMACHLQTGMGIREMNAPSIAGLPRWYISDQLRKFRRDERGFDDEDSSGNLMKANASALDERSIAFLGRHIENLPPNLNRNTLKAPVLEAGKQLYQQNCLKCHGESAEGNRQERVPPLTSQQDWYLLRQMGNFTSAKRIHFDSDKLTLSEKDMADIIAWISSL
- a CDS encoding transposase, yielding MSRNPRIESSDGLYHVINRGNYRASIFETEGARLAFQTTLFEACERSGWRLYAYCIMSNHFHLCIGTPKGNLSEGMRWLQATFAARFHKCRKVHGHLFQGRFKSLVVEPGSYWLSLIDYIHLNPLNAGIVDRESLASYHWSSLWHFPKRSIRPFFMDASWLDYSQDCDDSKGGWVRYLNTLKLRWETNPKLQAKLEKQLNSGWCIGSKEFKEDLASEYFLTKGPLRMEKKELKEFNELQWEKFVQRALSELNFSEEDISKSSYSVRWKLAIANHLKRSSSAPNPWLSKRLNMGVPNAVSNNCGRYQREEEIRCEYAKQLKNMKYEH
- a CDS encoding ABC transporter permease, with product MSVPWVVPLNGGVDMLLTSVKKLGVLIGVLMGASILLFTAIHMLEGDPIALRLKNPDPETVAAERDRLGLNEPVTTQYVKYVTSFVQGDWGRSLISQRPVAEDVFSRLTATLELTLSAMTLGLLYGIPIALFASSSSAWIYRKISHGLGVIGVVIPIFWLGFIMIVVGSVWLNIFPTEGRFDYTFDKPDVTGFLILDVILTGRWDLMGVVLRHLFLPSFCLSFYPAAVVINVIHPRLQDPVTRNLIVALKARGFGPVRLWLKHLLKLTGAPLITALGTNFGALLGGAVLTETVFSWPGMGSFLVGAILEKDLFVIEHGFLFIILLVFAVVSVADTIANTMDPTLSGGDS